One genomic segment of Arthrobacter sp. JZ12 includes these proteins:
- a CDS encoding helix-turn-helix domain-containing protein, with protein MAQKRFMTLADVGEVLNISSSQTYALVRSGELPAIQVGGRGQWRVETQALEDYIARAYEKTAASVREGLHAE; from the coding sequence TGACACTCGCCGATGTCGGAGAAGTGCTCAACATCTCGTCCTCGCAGACGTACGCGCTTGTGCGCTCGGGGGAACTACCGGCAATCCAGGTGGGTGGCCGCGGCCAGTGGCGTGTCGAGACGCAGGCCCTCGAGGACTACATTGCCCGCGCCTACGAGAAAACTGCAGCCAGCGTCAGGGAAGGTCTACACGCCGAGTAG
- a CDS encoding Rv3235 family protein, protein MSALTHLPAPVGPAHPAGPATPPRPVLVRPSTSTGDIEDLEARFEPRPIPAPSPVPEVPDELESIARKVARGALEVLGGTRPLQQMSRLLDARSYERLQLRSNLVRSIELSQNALPTGTAMQGGAVRLHRNVMIRSVRICPITPVVFEASVVAAEQKRVRALALRIERWRGQWRVTELQIG, encoded by the coding sequence ATGAGCGCACTGACCCATCTGCCGGCGCCCGTCGGCCCTGCTCACCCCGCAGGACCTGCGACTCCACCTCGACCGGTCCTCGTTCGGCCTTCGACTTCTACTGGAGACATTGAGGACCTTGAAGCGCGGTTTGAGCCCCGTCCCATACCTGCCCCAAGTCCGGTACCGGAGGTACCGGATGAGCTCGAGTCGATTGCCCGGAAGGTGGCCCGCGGCGCGCTGGAGGTACTCGGTGGAACCAGGCCCCTGCAACAGATGTCCAGGCTTCTTGACGCCCGGAGCTACGAGCGGCTGCAACTACGATCCAACCTCGTCAGAAGCATCGAACTGTCGCAGAACGCGTTGCCGACCGGAACGGCCATGCAGGGCGGCGCAGTCAGACTGCATCGCAACGTCATGATCAGGAGCGTTCGCATCTGCCCCATTACCCCAGTCGTTTTCGAGGCGTCCGTAGTAGCCGCCGAGCAGAAACGCGTCCGCGCTCTCGCGCTACGGATAGAGCGATGGCGTGGGCAGTGGCGCGTCACCGAACTTCAGATTGGCTGA
- the secA gene encoding preprotein translocase subunit SecA has protein sequence MPSLLERVLRTGDKKTLKQLRNYADAINVLEDEFRGLSDEELRGETDKLKQRYQDGESLDALLPEAFAAVREAAGRTLGLRHFDVQLMGGAALHLGNIAEMKTGEGKTLVATAPAYLNALTGKGVHVVTTNDYLAEYQSDLMGRVFRFLGLSCGCILSKQDPATRRAQYAADITYGTNNEFGFDYLRDNMAWSASELVQRGHNFAIVDEVDSILIDEARTPLIISGQASGDVNRWYTEFSKVVTRLARETDYEVDEKKRTVGVLESGIEKVEDYLGIHNLYESANTPLIGFLNNAIKAKELFKRDKDYVVLNGEVMIVDEHTGRILAGRRYNEGMHQAIEAKEGVEIKAENQTLATVTLQNYFRLYDKLSGMTGTAETEAAEFMSTYKLGVVPIPTNRPMIREDRSDLIYKNEVAKFEAVVKDIAERHEKGQPVLVGTTSVEKSEYLSKQLAKAGIRHEVLNAKNHAREAAIVAQAGRKGAVTVATNMAGRGTDIMLGGNAEFDAVAAMEKKGLHPAENPEEYEAQWPHELAAAKEAVEAQQEEVRNLGGLYVLGTERHESRRIDNQLRGRSGRQGDPGASRFYLSLTDDLMRLFNSGAAERIMNSSSMPDDVALESKMVSKAIESAQGQVESRNAEQRKNVLKYDDVLNRQREAIYSDRRRILEGDDLHEKVEHFLEDVVTAMVDEATSQGHGDDWDYEQLWTNLKTLYPISLTIDEVVEEAGGKSKVTRDFLYSEILSDAKVAYKQREEALGEKTMRELERRVVLSVIGRKWQEHLYEMDYLKEGIGLRAMAQRDPLVEYQREGFVLFQAMMEAIREESIGYIFNLEVEVAPAQQSTLPGVTDARGVVGTPTIKAAGLEEPARPASLAFTAPNAQGGVETRVERRRSDSDEAAKGGRADQRAAAKRRRR, from the coding sequence GTGCCATCACTTCTTGAACGAGTCCTTCGTACCGGCGATAAGAAGACACTGAAACAACTCCGCAACTACGCCGACGCCATCAACGTCCTCGAAGACGAGTTCCGCGGCCTTAGCGATGAGGAGCTGCGGGGTGAAACCGACAAGCTCAAGCAGCGCTACCAGGACGGAGAGTCACTGGACGCGCTGCTGCCCGAGGCGTTCGCCGCAGTCCGGGAAGCGGCCGGCCGCACCCTCGGCCTCCGCCATTTCGACGTTCAGCTCATGGGCGGTGCCGCTCTTCACCTCGGGAATATCGCCGAAATGAAGACAGGCGAAGGAAAGACCCTGGTCGCAACAGCGCCGGCCTACCTCAATGCGCTGACAGGCAAGGGCGTCCACGTCGTTACCACTAACGACTATCTGGCGGAGTACCAGTCCGATCTGATGGGCAGGGTCTTCCGCTTCCTGGGACTCAGCTGCGGATGCATCCTTTCAAAGCAGGATCCTGCCACTCGCCGCGCCCAGTATGCCGCTGACATCACCTACGGCACGAATAACGAGTTCGGGTTTGACTACCTGCGCGACAACATGGCGTGGAGCGCTTCCGAACTGGTCCAGCGCGGTCACAACTTCGCTATCGTCGACGAAGTCGACTCGATCCTCATTGACGAGGCCCGAACCCCGCTCATCATCTCCGGGCAGGCCTCCGGCGACGTCAACCGGTGGTACACGGAATTCTCCAAGGTGGTCACACGGCTGGCACGCGAGACCGATTACGAGGTCGACGAGAAGAAACGAACCGTCGGCGTGCTCGAGAGCGGCATCGAGAAGGTCGAGGATTACCTTGGCATCCACAATCTGTACGAGTCGGCGAATACGCCGTTGATCGGTTTCCTCAACAACGCAATCAAGGCCAAGGAGCTGTTCAAGAGGGACAAGGACTACGTGGTCCTGAACGGCGAGGTCATGATCGTCGACGAGCACACCGGCCGCATCCTCGCGGGCAGGCGCTACAACGAAGGTATGCACCAGGCGATCGAGGCCAAGGAAGGCGTCGAGATCAAGGCGGAGAACCAGACCCTGGCAACCGTCACTCTGCAGAACTACTTCCGTCTCTACGACAAGCTGTCGGGCATGACCGGCACAGCTGAGACCGAAGCGGCAGAGTTCATGAGCACGTACAAGCTCGGGGTGGTTCCCATCCCGACCAACCGCCCGATGATCAGGGAAGACCGCTCAGACCTCATCTACAAGAACGAAGTGGCGAAGTTCGAGGCTGTGGTCAAGGACATCGCTGAGCGTCACGAAAAGGGCCAGCCTGTACTTGTCGGCACCACCTCGGTGGAGAAGAGCGAGTACCTGTCGAAGCAGTTGGCAAAGGCAGGCATCCGGCATGAGGTGCTAAACGCGAAGAACCACGCTCGTGAAGCGGCTATCGTGGCCCAGGCCGGCCGCAAGGGCGCCGTCACGGTAGCAACCAACATGGCAGGACGCGGTACCGACATCATGCTGGGCGGAAACGCCGAGTTCGACGCCGTGGCCGCCATGGAAAAGAAGGGGCTGCATCCGGCGGAAAACCCCGAAGAATACGAAGCGCAATGGCCTCATGAGCTTGCCGCCGCGAAGGAAGCGGTGGAGGCGCAGCAGGAGGAAGTACGCAACCTGGGCGGCTTGTACGTCCTCGGAACCGAACGGCACGAATCACGCCGTATCGACAACCAGCTGCGCGGACGATCCGGGCGCCAGGGCGATCCAGGCGCTTCCCGCTTTTACCTGTCGCTGACCGACGATCTGATGCGGTTGTTCAATTCGGGTGCGGCCGAGCGCATCATGAACAGTTCCTCCATGCCCGACGACGTCGCGCTGGAGTCAAAGATGGTCTCAAAGGCTATTGAGAGTGCCCAGGGACAGGTAGAGAGCCGCAACGCGGAGCAGCGAAAGAACGTCCTGAAGTACGACGACGTCCTCAACCGGCAGCGCGAAGCTATCTACAGCGATCGCCGCCGGATTCTGGAGGGCGACGACCTCCACGAAAAGGTCGAGCATTTCCTCGAGGATGTAGTGACCGCGATGGTTGACGAAGCTACGTCGCAGGGTCACGGGGACGACTGGGACTACGAACAGCTGTGGACCAACCTCAAGACGCTCTACCCCATCAGCCTCACCATCGACGAGGTGGTTGAGGAAGCAGGCGGCAAGTCCAAGGTCACCCGTGATTTCCTTTACTCCGAAATTCTCTCGGACGCGAAGGTTGCGTATAAGCAGCGCGAGGAAGCCCTGGGCGAGAAGACAATGCGGGAGCTTGAACGGCGCGTTGTCTTGTCGGTGATCGGCCGCAAATGGCAGGAGCACCTTTACGAGATGGACTACCTCAAGGAGGGAATCGGTCTGCGCGCAATGGCTCAGCGCGACCCGCTCGTTGAGTACCAGCGGGAAGGGTTTGTGCTCTTTCAGGCGATGATGGAGGCCATCCGGGAAGAGAGCATCGGCTACATCTTCAACCTCGAAGTAGAGGTCGCTCCCGCCCAGCAGAGCACCCTGCCTGGCGTTACTGACGCACGGGGAGTAGTTGGTACTCCAACGATCAAGGCTGCGGGACTCGAGGAACCCGCGCGTCCGGCGAGTCTGGCATTCACGGCACCCAATGCGCAGGGCGGCGTCGAGACGAGGGTTGAGCGTCGTCGCAGTGACTCGGACGAGGCCGCGAAGGGCGGGCGCGCGGATCAGCGCGCGGCAGCGAAGCGTCGTCGTCGGTAG
- a CDS encoding winged helix-turn-helix domain-containing protein yields MSSILTLPQARRIALEAQGLARVRPINGVTTREMGRTLARLQLLQIDSVNVLSRSHYLPLFARLGSYDGTLLDRFSGKSPRRLVEYWAHEASFVLPELFPYLVAVQRRRWASASSLPVDVKESLAHRILNLLESSRPLTAGQVQDQLGHEEERSTEQWGWNWSSVKRVLEDLFQHGLISSAGRTAQFERRYALTRKVMPDPSLAGREVPPAEAYLFLTERSAAALGIGTTRCLADYFRIPVKAAAFAIQTLVQRGTLVPVSVEHWKQPAYRYAGSVLPRAAAGRALLSPFDSLVFERQRLHSLFDFHYRIEIYTPAEKRKYGYYVLPFLLRDRMVARVDLKADRVQGRLMVRGAYAEDCAPADTAVELAEELVLMAGWLGLDHVVVQPRGGLAQPLATALAREYGWELNRETARLSRRLTTPESGVPRLGANTSAITS; encoded by the coding sequence ATGAGCTCAATCCTGACGCTTCCGCAGGCGCGTCGAATCGCGCTGGAAGCACAGGGTTTGGCAAGGGTGCGGCCCATCAACGGCGTGACAACGCGGGAGATGGGCCGCACCCTTGCGCGGTTGCAGCTTCTCCAGATCGATTCTGTGAATGTCCTCTCGAGGAGTCACTACCTGCCCCTTTTCGCCCGGCTCGGCTCCTACGACGGGACGCTGCTTGACAGGTTCTCCGGGAAGTCACCGCGTCGCTTGGTGGAGTACTGGGCGCACGAAGCAAGCTTTGTTCTTCCGGAACTGTTCCCCTACCTGGTGGCTGTCCAGCGTCGCCGGTGGGCGAGCGCATCCTCCCTGCCCGTCGATGTCAAGGAATCGCTGGCGCACAGGATTCTTAATCTGCTCGAATCCAGCAGACCGCTCACGGCAGGGCAGGTTCAGGACCAGCTCGGTCATGAGGAAGAACGAAGCACGGAGCAGTGGGGCTGGAACTGGAGTTCGGTGAAGCGCGTCCTCGAGGACCTGTTCCAGCACGGGCTGATCTCGTCCGCGGGTCGGACGGCGCAGTTCGAACGCCGCTATGCGCTGACCAGGAAAGTGATGCCTGACCCGTCACTGGCAGGCCGGGAAGTGCCGCCTGCGGAGGCATACCTGTTCCTGACCGAGCGCTCCGCGGCCGCGCTTGGGATCGGGACGACCCGTTGCCTGGCGGACTACTTCAGGATCCCGGTCAAGGCAGCAGCTTTTGCAATTCAGACGCTGGTACAGCGGGGAACGTTAGTGCCGGTTTCGGTTGAGCACTGGAAGCAGCCCGCCTATCGTTATGCCGGATCCGTGCTTCCGCGTGCGGCTGCGGGGCGTGCCTTGCTCAGTCCATTCGATTCGCTCGTGTTCGAGCGCCAGCGGCTGCACTCCTTATTCGACTTCCACTACAGGATCGAGATCTACACTCCCGCCGAGAAGCGGAAGTACGGGTACTACGTGCTCCCGTTCCTGCTGCGTGACCGCATGGTTGCCCGAGTGGATCTGAAGGCAGACCGTGTCCAGGGACGATTGATGGTGCGTGGCGCGTACGCCGAGGATTGCGCGCCGGCTGACACCGCCGTCGAGCTCGCGGAGGAGCTTGTGCTAATGGCCGGATGGCTGGGTCTGGACCACGTTGTCGTCCAGCCGCGAGGAGGGCTTGCGCAGCCCCTCGCCACAGCACTAGCGCGAGAGTACGGCTGGGAACTAAATCGGGAGACGGCGCGTCTCTCACGTAGACTGACAACGCCAGAAAGCGGCGTACCGAGATTGGGAGCAAACACCAGTGCCATCACTTCTTGA
- the hpf gene encoding ribosome hibernation-promoting factor, HPF/YfiA family, whose translation MEFMINGRNLAVSDRFREYAEERIDKIEQLGDKVQRLDAKVTKEPNARQADSALTVELTVLGRGPVIRAEASAADKFAAFDLAYSKLLERLRRARDRRKVHHGRHTPVAVREATAALEPASTSQPIYAESSNDTGNAAPESAEQSGYEPQEHIPAGDSPVLIRRKVFSGTPMSLDDAVDNMELVGHDFYLFVDSQTGAPSVVYRRQAWTYGVITLDSKCAEAPEDPHEEVVAYRARESASA comes from the coding sequence ATGGAATTCATGATCAACGGCCGAAACCTGGCAGTTTCTGACCGCTTCCGGGAGTACGCGGAAGAGAGGATCGACAAAATCGAACAACTGGGGGACAAGGTCCAGCGGCTTGACGCGAAGGTTACCAAGGAGCCGAACGCCCGTCAGGCAGACAGCGCGCTCACTGTCGAACTCACGGTTCTCGGAAGGGGTCCGGTAATCCGGGCCGAAGCATCCGCTGCGGATAAGTTCGCAGCATTTGACCTGGCTTACAGCAAGCTTCTGGAGAGGCTGCGCAGGGCCAGGGACCGCCGCAAGGTTCACCATGGGCGGCATACCCCCGTCGCGGTCCGGGAAGCGACAGCTGCCCTGGAACCTGCAAGCACCAGTCAGCCAATCTACGCGGAATCTTCCAACGACACAGGAAATGCCGCACCGGAATCCGCGGAACAGAGCGGTTATGAACCGCAAGAACATATTCCAGCGGGTGACTCACCCGTCCTGATTCGGCGCAAGGTCTTCTCGGGAACCCCGATGAGCCTTGATGACGCCGTTGACAACATGGAGCTTGTAGGACACGACTTCTACCTCTTCGTCGACTCCCAGACCGGCGCGCCCTCTGTTGTTTATCGCCGTCAGGCCTGGACGTACGGCGTAATCACGCTCGACTCCAAGTGCGCTGAGGCGCCGGAAGACCCACATGAGGAAGTCGTCGCCTACCGTGCGCGGGAGTCTGCCTCCGCCTGA